From a region of the Methanoculleus receptaculi genome:
- a CDS encoding acetate--CoA ligase family protein — protein MPERMLTEFEGYQLLESWGVPVPPHTLVSSAMEAREAAGRIGYPVVMKVISPQIVHKSDVGGVITGIETPGAAEEAFRTIMRNSAANAPEATITGIIVERQMPGGVEVLIGGKTDPTFGKVITFGLGGKLVELLKDVSIRVLPVGEDEIRSMIREIRGYSLIHGYRGEPPKDEDALVNLIAAMARKFVEIPEIREFDLNPVILYERGASVVDARIIVGEATGEEAPRRPGTALETPSDIFYPDSIAVIGASASPNKVGYSVLRNLLSFPGKLYPVNPSRTEIFGRKAYPSVKEIPGPVDWAVIAVPARIIPEVMEECGEKGVRLAIIVAAGFREIGDEGAALEERVTAIARRHGIRIVGPNCLGVMMPHMGINATFDPVSPRPGDVAFISQSGAIITTVVDWSLPSDFGFSTVISVGNQADLGFEHYLRFAEQDRMTRSITLYIEEILDGPGFMEIVREITPRKPVVAVKSGSSRKGQATASSHTGSLAGSYEVYIAAFRQAGVIPARSLREAFNLAELLASEGYPRGNRAIAVTSAGGFAVLASDYAEAYGVDMVEIPEEVLQELNAFLPPYWNHTNPMDILGDADATRFAALFDVLIRHQEFWDIAFVIAVPTTTVDPTHVANEIVRFSRNTSKMVVGCMLGGDSIKSGLRILRGARIPNFEELEDAFKAVGNILDGRMVRER, from the coding sequence ATGCCGGAGAGGATGTTAACCGAGTTTGAGGGTTACCAGTTGCTTGAATCATGGGGGGTACCCGTGCCGCCCCACACCCTGGTCAGCAGCGCCATGGAGGCACGGGAAGCCGCTGGGCGGATAGGCTACCCGGTTGTAATGAAGGTCATATCCCCGCAGATCGTCCATAAGAGCGATGTAGGAGGAGTTATCACCGGTATCGAGACGCCTGGGGCTGCCGAAGAGGCGTTCCGGACGATCATGAGAAACAGCGCCGCAAATGCTCCTGAGGCTACGATCACCGGCATCATTGTGGAGAGACAGATGCCAGGCGGGGTGGAGGTGCTGATCGGCGGGAAGACTGACCCGACGTTCGGGAAGGTCATCACGTTTGGCCTCGGCGGGAAACTGGTGGAACTGCTGAAAGATGTCTCCATCCGGGTGCTTCCTGTCGGCGAAGACGAGATCCGCAGCATGATCCGCGAGATCAGGGGCTACAGCCTCATCCACGGTTACCGCGGCGAACCCCCAAAAGACGAGGACGCGCTTGTCAACCTCATCGCTGCAATGGCCCGGAAGTTCGTCGAGATACCCGAGATCCGGGAGTTTGACCTCAACCCCGTCATACTCTATGAGAGAGGAGCAAGCGTTGTGGACGCGCGGATCATCGTCGGGGAGGCGACCGGAGAGGAAGCCCCCCGCCGCCCTGGCACCGCTCTCGAGACACCATCAGATATCTTCTACCCGGATTCCATAGCCGTGATCGGGGCTTCCGCAAGCCCTAACAAGGTAGGCTACTCCGTCCTTCGAAACCTGCTCTCGTTTCCGGGGAAACTCTACCCCGTAAACCCATCCAGAACAGAGATATTCGGGCGAAAGGCCTACCCCTCCGTGAAAGAGATCCCGGGGCCGGTGGACTGGGCGGTCATCGCCGTTCCCGCCCGCATCATCCCGGAGGTTATGGAAGAATGTGGTGAGAAGGGCGTCCGGCTCGCGATCATCGTCGCCGCGGGGTTTCGCGAGATCGGTGATGAGGGTGCCGCTCTCGAAGAGAGGGTGACAGCCATTGCACGGAGGCACGGTATCAGGATCGTCGGCCCGAACTGTCTCGGTGTCATGATGCCACACATGGGGATCAACGCCACTTTCGACCCCGTCTCGCCTCGACCCGGAGACGTGGCCTTCATCTCCCAGAGCGGCGCGATCATCACCACCGTCGTCGACTGGAGCCTGCCATCGGATTTCGGGTTCTCGACCGTCATCAGCGTCGGTAACCAGGCGGATCTTGGGTTCGAACACTACCTCCGGTTTGCCGAGCAGGATAGGATGACACGCTCAATCACCCTCTACATTGAGGAGATCCTGGATGGACCAGGATTCATGGAGATCGTTCGCGAGATCACCCCGAGAAAACCGGTGGTGGCGGTGAAGTCCGGGTCATCCAGAAAGGGGCAGGCCACTGCGTCGTCCCACACGGGGTCGCTTGCAGGGAGTTATGAGGTCTACATCGCGGCGTTTCGCCAGGCGGGCGTGATCCCCGCCAGAAGCCTGCGGGAAGCCTTCAACCTGGCCGAACTACTGGCATCCGAGGGCTACCCGCGGGGGAACCGTGCCATCGCTGTCACCAGTGCCGGGGGGTTCGCCGTTCTCGCCTCCGATTACGCGGAGGCCTACGGGGTGGATATGGTCGAGATCCCGGAGGAAGTGCTCCAGGAACTGAACGCCTTCCTGCCGCCGTACTGGAACCACACAAACCCCATGGATATCCTTGGAGACGCCGACGCCACACGGTTTGCCGCTCTCTTCGATGTGCTGATACGTCATCAGGAGTTCTGGGACATAGCGTTCGTGATCGCCGTCCCGACCACGACTGTCGATCCGACACATGTCGCAAACGAGATCGTCAGGTTTTCCCGAAACACCAGCAAGATGGTGGTTGGCTGCATGCTCGGCGGCGACAGCATCAAGAGCGGACTGCGCATCCTCAGGGGTGCCCGCATTCCGAACTTCGAAGAACTTGAGGACGCGTTCAAGGCGGTCGGGAACATACTCGATGGCAGGATGGTCAGAGAGAGGTGA
- a CDS encoding bis(5'-nucleosyl)-tetraphosphatase codes for MVKERSCGAVVVRRDTEPQYLILRYGAGHWDLVKGHGIGGETEEETVLRELEEETGITQARFIPGFRQEVHYFFQRRGRTVYKEVVYYLIETPEKEVRLSDEHIDYLWLPYDRVMRMVTFANSRGVVEAAHDHLTRLWNLNDG; via the coding sequence ATGGTAAAAGAGCGCTCATGCGGTGCGGTCGTCGTCCGCCGGGATACAGAACCCCAGTATCTCATACTGCGCTACGGCGCGGGTCACTGGGACCTGGTGAAGGGTCACGGCATAGGCGGTGAGACCGAGGAGGAGACGGTGCTCCGCGAACTGGAGGAGGAGACCGGGATCACCCAGGCCAGGTTCATACCGGGGTTCCGCCAGGAGGTACACTACTTCTTCCAGCGCCGTGGGCGGACGGTCTACAAGGAGGTCGTCTACTACCTTATCGAGACACCGGAGAAGGAGGTGAGGCTCTCGGACGAGCATATCGACTATTTGTGGCTCCCGTATGACCGGGTTATGCGGATGGTCACGTTTGCAAACTCAAGGGGTGTTGTGGAGGCCGCACACGATCACCTGACCAGGCTCTGGAATCTAAACGACGGTTGA
- the udg gene encoding type-4 uracil-DNA glycosylase translates to MVDDAGGTAAIERLAAAIAECRRCSLWKDTHHAVPGEGNPRADLMFIGEAPGKQEDLTGRPFVGRAGKLLEGLLSGIGLSRDDVFIANIVKHRPPGNRDPRPEEIRACSPYLEEQIRTVGPKVIVTLGRHSSRYILSFLPVEFDRITEIRGRVYRGVLFGRPVSLIPTLHPAAALYNPGYREALEEDFRVIERELAAADVSMTKD, encoded by the coding sequence ATGGTAGATGATGCTGGGGGGACGGCAGCGATAGAGAGGCTTGCCGCCGCAATCGCCGAATGCCGGCGATGCTCCCTCTGGAAGGATACTCATCATGCGGTTCCGGGAGAAGGGAATCCCCGGGCTGATCTCATGTTCATCGGCGAAGCCCCGGGAAAACAGGAAGACCTTACCGGGAGGCCGTTCGTCGGCCGGGCGGGGAAACTCCTCGAAGGGCTTCTTTCGGGTATCGGCCTCTCGCGTGACGACGTCTTCATCGCAAACATCGTCAAGCACCGGCCGCCGGGGAACCGTGACCCCCGACCAGAGGAGATCCGCGCATGCAGCCCATATCTCGAGGAACAGATCCGAACCGTAGGGCCGAAGGTGATCGTGACTCTTGGCCGGCACTCGAGCAGGTACATCCTCTCCTTTCTGCCGGTCGAGTTCGACCGGATCACAGAGATCCGGGGAAGGGTATACCGTGGCGTTCTCTTCGGCCGCCCGGTCTCCCTCATCCCCACCCTCCACCCCGCCGCCGCGCTATACAACCCAGGTTACCGGGAGGCGCTGGAAGAGGATTTCAGGGTCATCGAACGCGAACTTGCAGCGGCAGATGTTTCCATGACGAAGGATTGA
- the lysS gene encoding lysine--tRNA ligase has protein sequence MSDREHLCFEETKIEKIQRLRERGVTIYPYTFDRRDSIAGIRERFSEVGHEKSEEEVRTAGRVYVIRQHGKTIFADIGDAGGRIQIYIRKNDLEEEEFDLFRQYIDTGDIIGVVGHPFRTKMGELTIWVDRFELLAKSLCPLPEKFHGLKNVEARYRQRYLDLIMNEETCRVFRTRSRIISLLRQYLFERDYLEFETPTLQPIYGGANARPFTTYHNYLEQKFYLRIAPELYLKRLVIGGFDKVFEIAKNFRNEDIDTNHNPEFTMVEIYEAYRDYNDMMNLTEEIITCLVEQLHGRPACTLAGRDLDFSRPWRRISMEEAVREYAGVDVYAHSVDELRSFARDHGVEGYEAAATRGEFLALLFEHFAEERLVQPTFVHDFPVENSPLAKKHREKEGLTERFELFIAGMEMANGFSELNDPIDQKARLEQQDAKRRKGDLEAQMIDYDFINALGYGMPPTGGVGIGIDRLVMLLTGKDSIKEVLLFPQMKTTAPGQNGPEPQEDGGEE, from the coding sequence ATGAGCGATAGAGAACACCTCTGCTTTGAGGAGACAAAGATCGAGAAGATACAGCGCCTGCGCGAACGCGGGGTAACGATCTACCCCTACACCTTCGACCGCAGAGACAGCATCGCGGGAATCAGGGAGCGATTCAGCGAAGTCGGACACGAAAAAAGCGAAGAAGAGGTCAGAACCGCCGGTCGCGTCTACGTCATACGCCAGCATGGAAAGACGATTTTTGCAGATATAGGAGACGCTGGCGGCAGGATACAGATCTACATCCGGAAGAACGACCTTGAGGAAGAAGAGTTCGACCTCTTCCGCCAGTATATCGATACAGGGGATATCATAGGCGTCGTCGGCCATCCCTTCCGGACGAAGATGGGCGAACTTACGATCTGGGTGGACCGTTTCGAACTCCTCGCCAAATCACTCTGCCCTCTGCCGGAGAAGTTCCACGGGCTCAAGAACGTCGAGGCCCGTTACCGGCAGCGGTACCTCGACCTGATCATGAACGAGGAGACCTGCAGGGTATTCCGGACACGCAGCAGGATCATATCACTCCTGCGCCAGTACCTCTTCGAGCGCGATTACCTGGAGTTTGAGACCCCCACCCTGCAGCCGATCTACGGCGGCGCCAACGCCCGACCGTTCACCACCTACCACAACTACCTCGAGCAGAAGTTCTACCTCCGTATCGCACCGGAACTCTACCTCAAGCGCCTGGTCATCGGCGGGTTTGATAAGGTTTTTGAGATCGCCAAGAACTTCAGGAACGAGGATATCGACACCAACCACAACCCGGAGTTCACGATGGTGGAGATCTACGAGGCTTACCGTGATTACAACGATATGATGAACCTCACGGAGGAGATCATCACCTGCCTCGTTGAGCAGTTGCATGGCAGACCTGCATGCACCCTTGCAGGGCGCGACCTGGACTTCTCCAGGCCATGGCGCCGCATCTCGATGGAAGAGGCCGTCCGCGAATACGCTGGGGTCGACGTTTACGCCCACAGCGTCGACGAACTCCGCAGTTTCGCCCGGGATCACGGAGTCGAAGGCTACGAGGCGGCCGCAACCCGTGGCGAGTTCCTTGCACTCCTCTTTGAGCATTTCGCCGAGGAAAGACTCGTCCAGCCGACTTTTGTCCACGACTTCCCCGTCGAGAACTCCCCGCTTGCAAAGAAACACAGGGAGAAGGAGGGGCTGACGGAAAGGTTTGAACTCTTCATCGCCGGAATGGAGATGGCAAACGGCTTCTCGGAGTTGAACGACCCCATCGACCAGAAAGCAAGGCTCGAACAGCAGGATGCGAAGCGCCGGAAGGGCGACCTTGAGGCGCAGATGATCGATTACGACTTTATCAATGCCCTGGGTTACGGGATGCCCCCGACAGGAGGCGTGGGCATCGGGATCGACCGCCTGGTGATGCTCCTCACCGGCAAGGACTCGATCAAGGAGGTGCTCCTCTTCCCGCAGATGAAGACCACGGCACCGGGGCAGAACGGTCCGGAACCACAGGAGGACGGCGGAGAGGAGTGA
- a CDS encoding YwbE family protein, translated as MNGQNRAAVRPGMTVEIVLKRDQRSGRRTRGVVAEILTNSSFHPHGIKVRLRDGQVGRVQEIVG; from the coding sequence ATGAACGGACAGAATCGCGCTGCCGTCCGCCCAGGGATGACGGTGGAGATCGTGTTAAAACGCGACCAGCGCTCCGGGAGGCGCACCCGGGGCGTTGTCGCCGAGATCCTGACAAACTCTTCTTTCCACCCCCACGGGATCAAGGTCCGGCTCCGGGACGGGCAGGTTGGCCGGGTTCAGGAGATCGTTGGCTGA
- the thsA gene encoding thermosome subunit alpha produces the protein MSSLGGQPILILKEGSQRTRGRDAQAANIAAAKAVANAVRTTLGPKGMDKMLVDTIGDVVITNDGVTILKEMDIEHPAAKMMVEIAKTQDDEVGDGTTTAVVIAGDLLKYAEGLLEQDVHPTVIAHGYRMAADKADEILQGIAVDVKPDDLEMLRKIADTAMTGKGAEAAKGKLTELVVKAITMVADADGSVDTDFVKVEKRVGGSIEDSEIVEGMIIDKERVHPAMPRVVKDAKILLLNAPVEFKKTEVDAEISITSPDQLQMFLDEEERMIKGIVDKIVASGANVLFCQKGIDDIAQHYLAKAGVLAVRRVKKSDMEKLARATGASIVSSIDAIAPGELGKAGTVEEKKVSGEEMIFVTECDNPKAVSIIIRGGTEHVVDELDRAIEDALRVVSVAIEDKKFVAGGGAPEIELSLRLRDYAASVGGRAQLAIEAFASALEIIPRTLAENAGLDPIDMLVSLRASHEQGGATGKYMGLDVYNAVAGNMLEAGVIEPLRVKTQAVASAAEAAIMILRIDDVIAAARSAAPQGGPGMEEMGGMGGMPPM, from the coding sequence ATGTCAAGTCTTGGAGGACAACCAATCCTGATTCTGAAAGAAGGCAGCCAGCGTACCCGTGGTCGTGACGCACAGGCAGCCAACATTGCAGCCGCAAAGGCTGTGGCAAACGCTGTAAGGACGACACTCGGGCCGAAGGGCATGGACAAGATGCTTGTTGACACCATCGGCGACGTCGTCATTACAAACGACGGTGTGACCATCCTGAAAGAGATGGATATCGAGCACCCCGCCGCGAAGATGATGGTCGAGATCGCCAAGACCCAGGACGACGAGGTCGGCGATGGTACCACGACGGCGGTGGTGATTGCGGGCGACCTCCTGAAGTATGCCGAGGGTCTCCTGGAGCAGGACGTGCACCCCACGGTCATTGCACATGGCTATCGCATGGCCGCTGACAAGGCAGATGAGATCCTGCAGGGGATCGCCGTCGACGTCAAGCCCGACGACCTAGAGATGCTCCGAAAGATTGCCGATACCGCCATGACCGGCAAGGGCGCTGAGGCCGCGAAAGGGAAGCTGACCGAGCTCGTTGTCAAAGCGATCACGATGGTCGCTGATGCTGACGGCAGCGTCGACACCGATTTTGTGAAGGTGGAGAAGAGAGTCGGCGGCTCCATCGAGGACTCCGAGATAGTCGAGGGCATGATCATCGACAAGGAGCGTGTGCACCCCGCCATGCCTCGTGTCGTAAAGGATGCGAAGATCCTGCTCCTGAACGCCCCTGTCGAGTTCAAGAAGACCGAGGTTGACGCTGAGATCAGCATCACGAGCCCCGACCAGCTCCAGATGTTCCTCGATGAGGAGGAGCGGATGATCAAGGGCATCGTAGACAAGATCGTCGCAAGCGGTGCAAACGTCCTCTTCTGCCAGAAGGGCATCGACGATATCGCCCAGCACTATCTGGCAAAGGCTGGTGTCCTCGCGGTGCGCCGCGTCAAGAAGAGCGACATGGAGAAACTCGCACGCGCCACCGGTGCGTCGATCGTCAGCTCCATCGATGCCATAGCCCCCGGGGAACTCGGCAAGGCCGGCACCGTTGAGGAGAAGAAGGTCTCCGGGGAGGAGATGATCTTTGTCACTGAGTGTGATAACCCGAAGGCCGTCTCGATCATCATCCGTGGCGGCACCGAGCACGTCGTCGATGAGCTCGACCGCGCCATCGAGGATGCGCTCAGGGTTGTAAGCGTTGCTATCGAGGACAAGAAATTTGTTGCCGGTGGCGGTGCACCCGAGATCGAGCTCTCGCTCAGGCTCCGCGACTACGCCGCCAGCGTTGGTGGACGTGCTCAGCTCGCCATCGAGGCGTTTGCAAGCGCGCTCGAGATCATCCCGAGAACCCTTGCCGAGAATGCGGGTCTCGATCCGATCGATATGCTCGTCTCTCTCCGTGCTTCCCATGAGCAGGGTGGCGCGACTGGAAAATACATGGGTCTTGACGTCTACAATGCTGTTGCAGGGAACATGCTCGAGGCCGGGGTCATCGAGCCTCTCCGGGTAAAGACCCAGGCCGTCGCGAGCGCCGCCGAGGCTGCTATCATGATCCTCCGGATCGATGATGTCATCGCTGCAGCCAGGTCCGCCGCACCCCAGGGCGGCCCGGGCATGGAAGAGATGGGCGGCATGGGCGGCATGCCACCGATGTAA
- a CDS encoding transcriptional regulator — protein MSQDRLSQMVISIMLLAGFDVSERCNIRPRSFDLIAKKGDPLVTIKVVSHIDSITADIAWDLNLIARHLEATPLIIGERARDTELERGVVYIRYGLFAITPETLYDYFVEGNSPMVYASPGGLYVKIKGDLLREMRERSGMSLGDLASHLGVSRRTISKYESGMGTTLEIAIRLEEVFNAPLVETIDLIGHPSPEPVKPPEPVSGDILSDLERIGMEIYAMRQAPFQALALFNRHTILTAYGTSQKVMKRAPFIGNISQLTETFAVCIATDYKKQKKIGRMLLIGEDHLHSLEDGSELIDMINK, from the coding sequence ATGTCACAGGATCGCCTTTCTCAGATGGTCATCAGCATCATGCTCCTTGCTGGCTTCGACGTCTCGGAGCGGTGCAACATCCGCCCGCGGAGTTTTGACCTTATCGCGAAAAAAGGCGACCCCCTCGTCACAATCAAGGTGGTCTCCCACATCGATAGCATAACCGCCGATATAGCCTGGGATCTCAACCTGATCGCCAGGCACCTGGAGGCCACCCCCCTTATTATCGGGGAGCGGGCGCGTGACACCGAACTGGAGCGCGGCGTTGTCTACATCCGTTATGGACTCTTTGCCATCACCCCAGAGACCCTGTATGATTACTTCGTGGAAGGAAACTCGCCGATGGTCTACGCCTCTCCCGGCGGTCTCTACGTGAAGATCAAGGGTGATCTGCTCCGGGAGATGCGGGAGCGTTCCGGGATGTCGCTTGGCGACCTTGCATCGCACCTCGGTGTATCCCGCAGGACGATAAGCAAGTACGAGAGCGGGATGGGCACCACCCTTGAGATCGCTATCAGGCTCGAAGAGGTCTTCAATGCCCCGCTCGTGGAGACGATCGATCTCATTGGCCACCCCTCGCCAGAGCCCGTGAAACCTCCAGAACCTGTCTCAGGGGATATACTCTCCGATCTCGAGCGTATCGGGATGGAGATTTACGCGATGCGGCAGGCACCGTTTCAGGCGCTGGCGCTCTTTAACAGGCATACTATCCTGACGGCATACGGCACGTCCCAGAAGGTCATGAAGCGCGCTCCCTTCATCGGCAACATCTCCCAACTCACAGAGACGTTTGCTGTTTGTATCGCGACGGATTACAAAAAGCAGAAAAAAATCGGTAGAATGCTTCTTATCGGAGAGGATCACCTCCACTCACTCGAAGACGGTTCGGAACTCATAGACATGATAAATAAGTGA
- a CDS encoding tRNA(Ile)(2)-agmatinylcytidine synthase, whose protein sequence is MWIGIDDTDSPAGMCTTYIGAVLVQQLEHAGIRVVDTRLVRLNPNVIHKTRGNAAVCIEAVGDLEAAFELVAACVEEFAEFDDPQTNPGVAVSPTRPPPDFYYTALRDFCTVDGAVRVLESAGALYKGYKNRRGLIGATAAIASEFPDKTYELLAYRKREVCGTPRRVDAGSLFRADEETYPHTWDTVDRENGVVVCVPHTPDPVLFGIRGESPAWVRMARSFVRSEETACEQIYVTNQGTDAHLIAGSIGTLREGRSYLVGGRVTGSPKTGLGGHVSIILEDDGAEVRCMAYEPTKGFREVVRALLPGDIVMAAGSYKGGSLNLEKIGVVRPANAARVRPPRCRVCGKRMTSAGRGKGYKCRTCVERSHNPEVEQIERHIRPGWYEVPPSARRHLARPLARGVPLWEESLFQSIRECGTPPL, encoded by the coding sequence ATGTGGATCGGGATCGACGACACGGATTCTCCTGCAGGGATGTGCACCACATACATCGGAGCGGTGCTGGTGCAGCAACTGGAGCACGCCGGTATCCGTGTCGTCGATACAAGGCTGGTCCGGCTGAACCCAAACGTCATCCACAAGACACGGGGTAATGCTGCGGTATGTATCGAGGCCGTGGGCGATCTCGAGGCGGCATTCGAACTCGTCGCCGCATGTGTAGAAGAATTCGCAGAGTTCGATGACCCCCAGACCAATCCCGGTGTGGCGGTCTCCCCCACCCGACCACCACCTGATTTTTACTACACGGCGCTCAGGGACTTCTGCACGGTGGATGGGGCTGTTCGTGTTCTGGAATCAGCAGGGGCGCTCTATAAAGGCTACAAGAACCGTCGCGGACTTATAGGTGCGACAGCGGCTATTGCAAGCGAGTTTCCCGATAAAACTTATGAACTGCTCGCATACCGGAAGCGGGAGGTCTGCGGCACTCCACGGCGTGTGGATGCGGGAAGTCTCTTTCGCGCCGATGAGGAGACATACCCCCACACCTGGGACACGGTTGACCGGGAGAACGGTGTGGTGGTCTGCGTGCCCCACACTCCCGACCCGGTTCTCTTCGGTATCCGGGGGGAGAGCCCTGCCTGGGTCAGGATGGCACGTTCGTTCGTCCGATCCGAGGAAACTGCATGTGAACAGATTTACGTCACCAACCAGGGAACGGATGCTCACCTGATCGCCGGATCGATCGGAACCCTGCGCGAGGGGCGGTCATACCTGGTAGGCGGGCGGGTTACCGGGAGCCCTAAAACCGGACTGGGTGGCCATGTCTCGATCATCCTTGAGGACGACGGTGCTGAGGTCCGCTGTATGGCCTACGAACCGACGAAGGGGTTTCGCGAAGTTGTAAGGGCGCTCCTCCCGGGCGACATCGTGATGGCGGCCGGGAGTTACAAGGGCGGGAGCCTGAACCTTGAAAAGATCGGAGTCGTACGCCCTGCCAACGCCGCCCGGGTTCGCCCCCCCCGCTGCCGGGTATGCGGGAAAAGGATGACTTCTGCAGGGAGAGGGAAGGGTTACAAGTGCAGGACCTGCGTGGAGCGTAGCCACAACCCCGAGGTAGAGCAGATCGAGCGGCATATCAGACCCGGCTGGTATGAAGTTCCTCCATCCGCCCGCAGGCACCTGGCACGCCCTCTGGCGCGCGGTGTCCCCCTCTGGGAAGAGAGCCTGTTTCAATCCATTCGTGAATGCGGCACCCCACCATTGTAG
- a CDS encoding deoxyhypusine synthase, giving the protein MTSRYGSAVEQAKVRPGMTVSELVDELGKAGAYNGGSLWQAVNIYEQMLRDDKALKFFGLSGAMVPGGMGGIVADLIKRRHIDLLVSTGANLTHDVIEAIGCHHYHGSAHISDADLCEEGVNRIYDIFLPNEAFIRFEEFMQDVYSSLPEGATISIADLLNLIGSRLKTGILAEAAEAGVPVYCPAIQDSMIGLQYWLFSQTHNVTVSAFADMSGMLDRCFEAQRAGAILVGGGVPKNYILQSKLMTETGFDYAVQLTGDRPDLGGLSGATLEEARSWGKLTCEATAVTVYGDATITLPLLVAATLERLER; this is encoded by the coding sequence ATGACCTCAAGGTATGGGAGTGCTGTAGAGCAAGCAAAGGTGCGCCCCGGGATGACGGTCAGCGAACTCGTCGACGAACTCGGGAAAGCCGGGGCCTACAACGGTGGGTCGCTCTGGCAGGCTGTCAACATCTACGAGCAGATGCTCCGCGACGATAAGGCGTTGAAGTTTTTTGGGCTCTCGGGCGCCATGGTGCCCGGCGGGATGGGCGGAATCGTTGCCGACCTCATCAAGCGCCGTCACATCGATCTGCTTGTCTCGACAGGGGCAAACCTGACACACGACGTCATCGAGGCTATCGGCTGCCACCATTATCACGGGAGCGCACATATATCCGATGCCGACCTCTGTGAGGAAGGGGTCAATCGGATCTACGACATCTTCCTCCCGAACGAGGCGTTCATCCGGTTTGAGGAGTTCATGCAGGACGTTTACTCCTCTCTCCCGGAGGGGGCGACCATCTCGATCGCCGATCTCCTCAACCTCATCGGGAGCAGGTTAAAGACCGGGATCCTGGCTGAAGCGGCAGAGGCTGGGGTGCCCGTCTACTGCCCTGCCATCCAGGACTCTATGATCGGGCTGCAGTACTGGCTCTTCTCACAGACGCACAACGTCACCGTCAGCGCGTTTGCCGATATGTCGGGGATGCTTGACCGCTGCTTTGAAGCACAGCGGGCCGGGGCGATCCTTGTTGGCGGCGGTGTGCCGAAGAACTACATCCTGCAGAGCAAACTGATGACCGAGACCGGGTTTGATTATGCGGTGCAGCTCACCGGCGACCGCCCCGACCTCGGCGGCCTCTCGGGGGCGACGCTCGAAGAGGCACGGTCGTGGGGCAAACTCACCTGCGAGGCCACCGCCGTGACCGTCTACGGCGACGCCACCATCACCCTGCCGCTGCTTGTAGCCGCCACCCTGGAGAGGCTGGAGAGATGA
- the pyrF gene encoding orotidine-5'-phosphate decarboxylase: MTELILALDVPDRKEALNIAESCAPFIDAIKVGYPLVLSSGLSIAEDLASPGLPLIADFKVADIPNTNRLICEVVFSAGFDAVIAHGFVGADAARACIEVAHSHSGKAYIVAEMSHPGATEFFHDGVAERIAALAVRCGADGIIAPATRPERVARLREIVGDKAIYSPGIGAQGGDLDAVARLVDGVIVGRSIYAADDPAAAAERLSRICR, encoded by the coding sequence ATGACCGAACTCATACTTGCTCTTGACGTTCCTGACCGGAAAGAGGCGCTAAATATCGCTGAGTCCTGTGCGCCATTCATCGACGCGATCAAGGTCGGATACCCTCTCGTTCTCTCGAGCGGTCTCTCGATCGCAGAAGACCTCGCCTCCCCTGGCCTTCCCCTCATCGCCGACTTCAAGGTCGCGGATATCCCGAACACCAACCGCCTCATATGCGAGGTGGTCTTCTCAGCCGGGTTCGATGCCGTGATCGCACACGGCTTCGTGGGGGCCGATGCCGCGAGGGCCTGCATCGAGGTGGCGCACAGCCACAGCGGGAAAGCATACATCGTCGCCGAGATGAGTCATCCGGGGGCGACCGAGTTCTTCCACGATGGTGTGGCCGAACGCATAGCGGCGCTTGCAGTCAGATGTGGGGCAGACGGCATTATCGCCCCCGCCACGAGACCAGAAAGAGTTGCCAGGCTCAGGGAGATCGTGGGTGACAAAGCGATCTACTCACCGGGCATCGGGGCGCAGGGCGGCGACCTCGATGCGGTAGCCAGGCTGGTCGATGGGGTCATCGTGGGCCGAAGTATCTACGCGGCAGACGACCCTGCGGCCGCTGCCGAGCGCCTATCCCGCATCTGCCGATGA
- the nrdD gene encoding anaerobic ribonucleoside-triphosphate reductase, translating to MNWSPEQLELAENYQSLDEIPPEERRYKCHTCHLVVDENPCPNCGETSLEIMCPLDHCDCHHSIIESIEYCPLCGHAVCPECGSHDVMQISRVTGYLQDVAGWNAGKQQELKDRVRYSVV from the coding sequence ATGAACTGGAGTCCTGAACAACTTGAACTGGCGGAAAATTACCAGAGCCTCGATGAAATCCCCCCTGAAGAGCGACGGTACAAGTGTCACACCTGCCACCTCGTTGTGGACGAGAACCCCTGCCCAAACTGCGGCGAGACTTCGCTTGAGATCATGTGTCCGCTCGACCATTGCGACTGTCACCACTCCATCATCGAGAGTATCGAGTACTGCCCACTCTGCGGTCATGCCGTCTGCCCGGAGTGTGGGAGCCACGATGTCATGCAGATCAGCAGGGTAACCGGCTACCTCCAGGACGTGGCGGGCTGGAACGCGGGCAAACAACAGGAACTGAAGGACCGGGTCCGCTACTCCGTTGTATGA